In Humulus lupulus chromosome 7, drHumLupu1.1, whole genome shotgun sequence, the following are encoded in one genomic region:
- the LOC133792214 gene encoding uncharacterized protein LOC133792214, which translates to MEVYIDDMLVKFKTSRGHADDLAEAFVIIQKYGKKLNPKKCSFGVASGKFLGFIVSYRGIEANLDKIKALIDMPLPRKHKYIQSLMGRIAALSRFVSKSTNKCILFFNILFESQRFEWSAECKEAFQKLKEHLYQAPILAKPMDGEPLYLYLVVSEHAISAALVREEGKAQLLVYYVSKRLLGAESRISIKGQALDDFIMECTGITEDDDPVDPVAPLWKVFVDRTSNKNEVGAEIILISPQGHQLQSALHFQFDASNNEVEHEAMFAGLRLAREVGAASLKVYSNSQFFASQISGEYQMKGEKMVAYVTQGWELLHSFKKHSIRQIPRERNVFADTLAKLVTDAEAEIFGLISINHLLAPSIQAPMINAIDYSTTWMGPIIHYLTTRGLPADKVAARKLQYQDPRYVMVEGKLYCIGLSMPYLQCVSRNEMSAIMHDVHEVSAEIKQPDSACRRKSYGMDISGQR; encoded by the exons ATGGAGGTCTACatagatgacatgctagtcaagtttAAGACCTCCAGAGGACACGCTGACGATCTGGCAGAGGCGTTTGTCATCATTCAGAAGTATGGGAAGAAGCTGAACCCCAAGAAGTGCTCCTTTGGTGTGGCATCTGGGAAGttcttgggcttcatagtaagctaccGAGGGATAGAAGCCAATCTGGACAAGATCAAAGCACTGATCGATATGCCTTTGCCACGGAAGCACAAATACATACAGAGCTTGATGGGACGAATAGCAGCCCTGAGCCGTTTTGTCTCAAAGTCCACGAACAAGTGCATCCTGTTCTTCAACATCCTTTTCGaaagccaaaggttcgaatggtcgGCCGAATGTAAAGAGGCTTTCCAAAAACTGAAGGAACATTTGTACCAAGCACCAATCTTGGCAAAGCCAATGGATGGGGAGCCGTTGTACCTTTATTTGGTCGTGTCCGAACACGCCATCAGTGCCGCGCTCGTGCGGGAAGAAGGAAAGGCCCAACTTCtggtttattatgtaagcaaaaggttattgggtGCAGAGTCCAG GatatcaatcaaggggcaggccctggATGACTTCATCATGGAATGCACCGGGATCACTGAAGATGACGATCCCGTCGACCCCGTAGCACCcctatggaaggtcttcgtagatagAACCTCAAACAAAAATGAGGTTGGGGCCGAGATCATCTTAATATCACCGCAAGGACACCAGTTGCAAAGCGCCCTACATTTCCAGTTCGATGCATCGAATAATGAGgtcgagcacgaggccatgtttgCCGGATTGCGTCTGGCTCGGGAGGTAGGAGCAGCAAGTCTAAAAGTTTATAGCAACTCCCAATTTTTTGCCAGTCAAATATCGGGGGAATACCAAATGAAGGGAGAAAAGATGGTTGCTTATGTGACACAAGGCTGGGAGCTACTCCATTCTTTCAAGAaacattccatccgccagatccctagGGAACgaaatgtgtttgcagacacattggcaaaGCTGGTCACGGATGCCGAGGCAGAGATCTTTGGGCTCATCTCGATCAACCATCTTCTTGCAccaagtattcaagcccccaTGATCAACGCCATAGACTATTCCACGACCTGGATGGGTCCTATCATCCACTACCTAACCACCAGAGGGTTGCCTGCGGACAAGGTAGCTgctaggaagcttcagtaccaggacCCCAGATACGTCATGGTGGAAGGAAAACTTTATTGCATAgggttatccatgccatacctccaATGCGTGTCTAGAAatgaaatgagtgcaatcatgcacgatgTGCATGAAGTTTCTGCGGAGATCAAacagccggactcagcttgtcGAAGAAAATCCTATGGCatggatatttctggccaacgatga